One genomic segment of Bradyrhizobium diazoefficiens includes these proteins:
- a CDS encoding MFS transporter, whose protein sequence is MSDAITVHQLQAKQPSHVTVATASLIGTAIEWYDFFLYGTAAALIFNKLFFPTFDPMMGTLLAFATYALGFIARPLGGVVFGHYGDKIGRKTMLYLTLLIMGAATAAIGFLPTYETAGIWAAVLLISCRLIQGFGLGGEWGGAVLMAVEHAPADRKGFYGSWPQLGAPLGLVLGTLVFSVVSAMLTDAQLLAWGWRIPFLFSIALVLVGLWIRFTIAESPEFQKVKDTKQEVKMPILEAIQMYPKNILLAMGARFAENGFFYIYATFVLAYATQSLGMNKQDMLNGVLIGAAIETFTIPAFGALSDKVGRRPIYIFGAVFSALMSFPLFMLLATKNPQYAWIAIVLGLAIGHAAMYGPQASFLSELFGTKVRYSGVSLGYNLASIFAGALSPLIATGLMTAYAPATWPVSLYMIVLALITVVSVYFATETRKIA, encoded by the coding sequence ATGAGTGACGCGATCACAGTCCATCAGCTTCAGGCGAAACAGCCCTCGCACGTCACGGTCGCCACCGCGAGCCTGATCGGCACCGCCATCGAGTGGTACGACTTCTTTCTCTACGGCACCGCCGCGGCGCTGATCTTCAACAAGCTGTTCTTCCCGACCTTCGACCCCATGATGGGGACGCTGCTGGCGTTCGCAACCTATGCGCTCGGCTTCATCGCGCGCCCGCTCGGCGGCGTCGTGTTCGGCCATTACGGCGACAAGATCGGCCGCAAGACCATGCTCTATCTGACGCTGCTGATCATGGGCGCGGCGACCGCGGCGATCGGCTTCCTGCCCACCTATGAGACCGCCGGCATCTGGGCCGCGGTCCTGCTGATCTCTTGCCGCCTGATCCAGGGCTTTGGCCTGGGCGGCGAATGGGGCGGCGCGGTGCTGATGGCGGTCGAGCATGCGCCCGCGGACAGGAAGGGATTTTACGGCAGCTGGCCGCAGCTCGGGGCGCCGCTCGGCCTCGTGCTCGGCACGCTGGTCTTCTCGGTGGTGTCGGCGATGCTGACCGACGCGCAGCTTCTAGCGTGGGGCTGGCGCATCCCGTTCCTGTTCTCGATCGCGCTGGTGCTGGTCGGCCTATGGATCCGCTTCACCATCGCGGAGTCTCCGGAGTTCCAGAAGGTCAAGGATACCAAGCAGGAAGTGAAGATGCCGATCCTGGAGGCGATCCAGATGTACCCGAAGAACATCCTGCTCGCGATGGGCGCGCGCTTTGCCGAAAACGGCTTCTTCTACATCTACGCGACCTTTGTGCTCGCTTATGCCACGCAATCGCTCGGCATGAACAAGCAGGACATGCTCAACGGCGTGCTGATCGGCGCGGCGATCGAGACCTTCACCATTCCAGCCTTCGGCGCGCTCTCCGACAAGGTCGGGCGGCGGCCGATCTACATCTTCGGTGCGGTGTTCTCGGCGCTGATGTCGTTCCCGCTGTTCATGCTGCTGGCGACCAAGAACCCGCAATATGCCTGGATCGCGATCGTGCTGGGCCTCGCCATCGGCCATGCCGCGATGTACGGCCCGCAAGCGAGCTTCCTGTCCGAGCTGTTCGGCACCAAGGTGCGCTATAGCGGCGTCTCGCTCGGCTACAACCTCGCCTCGATCTTCGCCGGGGCGCTGTCGCCGCTGATCGCGACCGGCCTGATGACGGCCTATGCGCCTGCGACCTGGCCGGTCTCGCTCTACATGATCGTGCTGGCGCTCATCACCGTCGTGTCGGTCTATTTCGCCACTGAAACGCGCAAGATCGCATAG
- a CDS encoding acyl CoA:acetate/3-ketoacid CoA transferase, which yields MSQHPALPYLPHSEKGKIVTAAEAVMLIRDGDTVATGGFVGIGFAEEIALALEELYLSNEGDAPYTQGKPRNLTLVYAAGQGDGKHRGLNHFAHEGLVRRVIGGHWGLAPKLQQLAIANQIEAYNLPQGVITHLFRDIAAHRPGHITRVGMGTFVDPRQGGGKLNARTTEELVELIRIGGEDCLLYKTFPIHVGIIRATTGDADGNLTMEKEALTLEALAIAMAAHNSGGIVIAQVERVAEGGSLNPRQVKIPGILVDCVVVAKPENHWQTFGTPYNPAYSGEIRVRAASLPVTPVSERKIIARRAAFELKANSVVNLGIGMPEGIASVANEERIIDLITLTAEPGVIGGIPASGIDFGAAINTQAVIDQPYQFDFYDGGGLDAAFLGLAQVDRTGNLNVSKFGPKLAGAGGFINISQNAKEVVFVGTFGAGRQRIAVSDGRLSILEEASSRKFVDCVEHVTFSGAVSAARGQRVLYVTERCVFVLRPDGLALTEVAPGIDIERDILRLMDFKPLIPRDPMLMDERIFRDGLMELRERLLTIPLDQRFTLDEQQNLFFVNLERYPLRSRAEIDTIAAIVEARLAPLGRRVYAIVNYDNFSILPELMDDYSAMVRSLVDRFYSGVSRYTTSGFLRIKLGEALEKRGVAPHIFESADEAQSDWRQLEGAGAVHALRQVQK from the coding sequence GTGAGCCAGCATCCTGCCTTGCCGTATCTGCCCCATTCCGAGAAGGGCAAGATCGTCACGGCGGCCGAGGCCGTGATGCTGATCCGCGACGGCGACACGGTCGCGACCGGCGGCTTCGTCGGCATCGGCTTTGCCGAGGAGATCGCGCTGGCGCTGGAGGAGCTCTATCTCTCCAACGAGGGCGATGCGCCCTATACGCAAGGCAAGCCGCGCAATCTGACGCTGGTCTACGCGGCGGGTCAGGGCGACGGCAAGCATCGCGGCCTCAACCATTTCGCGCATGAGGGCCTCGTGCGCCGCGTGATCGGCGGCCATTGGGGCCTGGCGCCTAAATTGCAGCAGCTGGCAATCGCAAATCAGATCGAGGCGTATAATTTGCCGCAAGGCGTGATCACACATCTGTTCCGAGACATCGCAGCGCACCGGCCCGGCCACATCACCCGCGTCGGCATGGGCACCTTCGTCGACCCGCGCCAGGGCGGCGGCAAGCTCAATGCGCGCACCACCGAAGAGCTGGTCGAGCTGATCCGGATCGGCGGCGAGGACTGCCTGCTCTACAAGACGTTTCCGATTCACGTCGGCATCATTCGCGCCACGACAGGCGATGCCGACGGCAACCTCACCATGGAGAAGGAGGCGCTGACGCTGGAAGCGCTCGCCATCGCGATGGCGGCGCACAATTCCGGCGGCATCGTCATCGCTCAGGTCGAGCGCGTGGCCGAAGGCGGCAGCCTCAATCCGCGCCAGGTCAAGATTCCCGGCATTTTGGTCGACTGCGTCGTGGTGGCCAAACCGGAAAACCATTGGCAGACGTTCGGCACGCCATACAATCCGGCCTATTCGGGCGAGATCCGCGTCCGGGCCGCCTCGCTGCCGGTGACGCCGGTCAGCGAACGCAAGATCATCGCGCGCCGCGCTGCCTTCGAGCTGAAGGCCAACAGCGTGGTCAATCTCGGCATCGGCATGCCCGAGGGCATCGCCTCGGTCGCCAACGAAGAGCGCATCATCGACCTGATCACGCTGACGGCGGAACCCGGCGTGATCGGCGGGATCCCGGCGAGCGGCATCGATTTCGGGGCGGCGATCAACACCCAGGCGGTGATCGACCAGCCCTACCAGTTCGACTTCTACGACGGCGGCGGGCTCGACGCGGCCTTTCTCGGGCTCGCCCAGGTCGACCGGACCGGCAACCTCAATGTCAGCAAGTTCGGGCCGAAGCTGGCGGGCGCCGGCGGTTTCATCAACATCAGCCAGAATGCCAAGGAGGTCGTCTTCGTCGGCACTTTCGGCGCGGGCCGGCAGCGCATCGCGGTGAGCGACGGCAGGCTGTCGATCCTCGAGGAAGCAAGCTCGCGCAAATTCGTCGACTGTGTCGAGCACGTGACTTTCAGCGGCGCCGTCTCGGCGGCGCGCGGGCAGCGCGTGCTTTACGTCACCGAGCGCTGCGTCTTCGTGCTCCGCCCTGATGGGCTCGCGCTCACCGAAGTTGCGCCGGGCATCGACATCGAGCGCGACATCCTGCGCCTGATGGATTTCAAGCCGCTGATCCCGCGCGATCCAATGCTGATGGACGAGCGCATCTTCCGCGACGGCCTGATGGAGCTGCGCGAGCGGCTGCTCACCATCCCGCTCGACCAGCGCTTCACGCTGGACGAGCAGCAGAACCTGTTCTTCGTCAATCTGGAACGCTATCCCCTGCGCAGCCGGGCCGAAATCGACACCATCGCCGCCATCGTCGAGGCCAGACTCGCCCCGCTCGGCCGCCGAGTCTACGCTATCGTCAATTATGACAACTTTTCCATCCTGCCGGAGCTGATGGACGATTATTCCGCCATGGTCCGCAGCCTGGTCGATCGCTTCTATTCCGGGGTGTCGCGCTACACCACCTCGGGATTCCTGCGCATCAAGCTCGGCGAAGCATTGGAGAAGCGCGGTGTTGCGCCGCATATTTTCGAGAGCGCGGACGAGGCGCAGTCGGACTGGCGTCAGCTCGAGGGAGCCGGCGCAGTCCACGCGCTGCGGCAGGTCCAAAAATGA
- a CDS encoding substrate-binding domain-containing protein, which translates to MRRSLIITTTILALAAGASARADDLKVALIYGKTGPLEAYAKQTETGLQMGFEYATKGTMTIDGRKIVIITKDDQGKPDLSKAALAEAYQDDKADIAIGTTSSAAALAILPVAEENKKILIVEPAVADQITGEKWNRYIFRTARNSSQDAISNAVAIGKQGVTVATLAQDYAFGRDGVAAFKEALAKTGATLAAEEYAPTNTTDFTAVGQRLFDALKDKPGRKVIWVIWAGAGNPLAKLQDMDPKRYGIELSTGGNILPALAAYKSLPGMEGATYYYYDIPKNPVNDWLVAEHQKRFKSPPDFFTAGGFAAAMSVVAAVTKAKSTDTEKLITAMEGMEFDTPKGKMVFRKEDHQALQSMYHFKVKVDPNVAWAILEPVRELKIEDMDVPIRNKR; encoded by the coding sequence GTGCGTCGATCGCTCATCATAACAACAACCATCCTCGCCCTCGCCGCGGGCGCCTCCGCGCGAGCCGACGACCTCAAGGTCGCGCTGATCTACGGTAAGACCGGACCGCTCGAGGCCTATGCCAAGCAGACCGAGACCGGCCTGCAAATGGGATTTGAATACGCCACCAAGGGCACGATGACGATCGACGGCCGCAAGATCGTCATCATCACCAAGGACGACCAGGGCAAGCCGGACCTGTCGAAAGCGGCGCTCGCCGAAGCCTATCAGGACGACAAGGCGGATATCGCGATTGGCACCACGTCGTCGGCCGCCGCGCTCGCCATTCTCCCGGTCGCCGAGGAGAACAAGAAGATCCTGATCGTCGAGCCCGCCGTCGCGGACCAGATTACCGGCGAGAAGTGGAATCGCTACATCTTCCGCACCGCGCGCAACTCCTCGCAGGACGCGATCTCGAACGCGGTCGCGATCGGCAAGCAGGGCGTGACGGTTGCGACGCTGGCGCAGGACTACGCCTTCGGCCGCGACGGCGTCGCTGCCTTCAAGGAGGCTCTCGCCAAGACCGGCGCGACGCTCGCCGCAGAAGAATATGCTCCGACCAACACCACCGACTTCACGGCGGTCGGCCAGCGCCTGTTCGATGCGCTGAAGGACAAGCCGGGCCGCAAGGTGATCTGGGTGATCTGGGCCGGTGCCGGCAACCCGCTGGCAAAGCTCCAGGACATGGACCCGAAGCGCTACGGCATCGAACTCTCCACCGGCGGCAACATCCTGCCGGCGCTCGCCGCCTATAAGAGCCTGCCGGGCATGGAAGGCGCGACCTATTACTACTACGACATCCCGAAGAACCCGGTGAACGACTGGCTGGTCGCCGAGCACCAGAAGCGCTTCAAGTCGCCGCCGGACTTCTTCACCGCCGGCGGGTTCGCGGCCGCGATGTCCGTCGTCGCCGCCGTCACCAAGGCGAAGTCGACCGACACCGAGAAGCTGATCACCGCGATGGAAGGCATGGAGTTCGACACGCCGAAGGGCAAGATGGTGTTCCGCAAAGAGGACCATCAGGCGCTGCAGAGCATGTATCACTTCAAGGTCAAGGTCGATCCGAACGTCGCCTGGGCCATCCTCGAGCCGGTGCGCGAGCTGAAGATCGAGGACATGGACGTTCCCATCCGCAACAAGCGCTGA
- a CDS encoding ABC transporter ATP-binding protein, producing the protein MSLTLETRDLTIRFGGHVAVNNVTCTFRPGELTAIVGPNGAGKTTYFNLISGQLRASSGSILFGGTDITQHSAPLRTRAGLGRAFQLTNLFPNLTVEENVRLAVQAANGTHYDMLRPWMVRRDLIVRADSILDQVALGSRRGVAATALSHGDQRKLEVALMIALEPKVFMFDEPTAGMSIDEVPIVLNLIAQLKQDKSKIILLVEHKMDVVRWLADRIIVLHNGQLVADGMPAEVIASPIVQEAYLGVVPKSTAESAA; encoded by the coding sequence ATGTCGCTCACCCTCGAAACCCGCGATCTCACCATCCGCTTCGGCGGCCACGTCGCGGTCAACAACGTCACCTGCACGTTCCGTCCGGGCGAGCTCACCGCCATCGTCGGGCCGAACGGCGCCGGCAAGACCACCTATTTCAATTTGATCTCGGGCCAGCTGCGCGCATCCAGTGGCAGCATCCTGTTTGGCGGCACCGACATCACCCAGCACTCCGCGCCACTGCGGACCCGTGCGGGTCTCGGACGCGCGTTCCAACTGACAAATCTGTTTCCGAATCTGACGGTGGAAGAGAACGTCCGCCTCGCGGTGCAGGCTGCGAACGGCACCCATTACGACATGCTGCGGCCCTGGATGGTCCGCCGCGATCTGATCGTGCGCGCAGACAGCATCCTCGACCAGGTCGCGCTCGGCAGCCGCCGCGGCGTCGCCGCGACCGCGCTGTCACATGGCGACCAGCGCAAGCTCGAGGTCGCGCTAATGATCGCGCTCGAACCAAAAGTCTTCATGTTCGACGAGCCGACCGCCGGCATGAGCATCGACGAGGTGCCCATCGTGCTCAACCTGATCGCGCAGCTCAAGCAGGACAAGAGCAAGATCATTCTGCTCGTCGAGCACAAGATGGACGTGGTGCGCTGGCTCGCCGACCGCATCATCGTGCTGCACAACGGGCAGCTCGTCGCCGACGGCATGCCTGCCGAGGTGATCGCCTCGCCAATTGTGCAGGAAGCCTATCTCGGCGTCGTCCCCAAGAGCACTGCAGAGAGTGCAGCATGA
- a CDS encoding branched-chain amino acid ABC transporter ATP-binding protein produces MSDLLTLSGVHTHIGRYHILQGIELAVPQGQVTMLLGRNGAGKTTTLRTIMGLWQASSGEISLAGERIERRATPDIARLGVGYVPESMAVFSDLTVKENLVLAARDGPLDDNQLDWIFGFFPALRRFWLSRAGSLSGGQKQMLSIARAIVDPRKLLLIDEPTKGLAPAIVMALIECLKEIKRKGATILLVEQNFFAARELGDNVLVMDNGIIVHRGEMAALAADVPLQERLLGLSLEAHQ; encoded by the coding sequence ATGAGCGATCTCCTCACACTCTCTGGCGTGCACACCCATATCGGCCGCTATCACATCCTGCAGGGCATCGAGCTCGCGGTCCCGCAGGGGCAGGTCACGATGCTGCTCGGCCGCAACGGCGCCGGCAAGACCACGACGCTGCGGACCATCATGGGCCTGTGGCAGGCCTCCTCTGGCGAGATCAGCCTCGCCGGCGAGCGCATCGAGCGCCGCGCCACGCCCGACATCGCCCGGCTCGGCGTCGGCTACGTGCCGGAAAGCATGGCGGTGTTCTCCGACCTCACGGTGAAAGAGAACCTGGTGCTGGCGGCGCGCGACGGGCCGCTCGATGACAACCAGCTCGACTGGATCTTCGGCTTCTTCCCCGCGTTGCGCCGATTCTGGCTGTCGCGGGCGGGAAGCCTCTCCGGCGGACAAAAGCAGATGCTCTCGATCGCGCGCGCCATCGTCGACCCGCGCAAGCTGCTCTTGATCGACGAGCCGACCAAGGGCCTCGCGCCCGCCATCGTCATGGCGCTGATCGAATGCCTCAAAGAGATCAAGCGCAAGGGCGCGACGATCCTCCTGGTCGAACAGAATTTCTTTGCCGCCCGCGAGCTCGGCGACAACGTGCTGGTGATGGACAATGGCATCATCGTTCATCGCGGCGAGATGGCGGCGCTCGCTGCCGACGTGCCGCTACAGGAGCGGCTGCTCGGCCTGAGCCTGGAGGCGCATCAGTGA
- a CDS encoding branched-chain amino acid ABC transporter permease codes for MTDLAATDPLPKPKRDIAPILLPVALALLMIPLIGSTSSWLTLTAASLAMGMMIFIMASGLTLVFGLMDVLNFGHGAFIAVGAYVATLVLAPFAASIQADSLWTNLAVLAPAALLSMAVSGALGLIVERVLILPVYGQHLKQILMTTGGLIVAEQTLYALWGPQIIPMPLPTSLRGSFILGDVAIAKYRVLAMLIGLTVFIAIQLVLNRTKLGLLIRAGVENREMVEALGYRIRRLFLGVFMTGSALAGLGGVMWALYREQVHASMSDDLTVLIFIVVIIGGLGSIGGCFIGAILVAMVANYGGFLLPKLALVSNILLMVAILMWRPRGLYAVTSR; via the coding sequence GTGACTGACCTTGCCGCAACCGACCCGCTGCCGAAGCCGAAGCGCGACATCGCGCCGATCCTGCTGCCGGTCGCGCTCGCGCTCCTCATGATCCCGCTGATCGGCTCGACCTCTTCCTGGCTGACGCTGACCGCCGCGAGCCTTGCCATGGGCATGATGATCTTCATCATGGCCTCCGGGCTGACGCTGGTGTTCGGCCTGATGGACGTGCTCAACTTCGGCCACGGCGCCTTCATCGCCGTCGGCGCCTATGTCGCGACCCTGGTGCTGGCGCCGTTCGCGGCCTCCATTCAGGCGGACTCGCTGTGGACGAACCTCGCGGTGCTGGCCCCGGCCGCGCTGCTGTCGATGGCGGTCTCAGGCGCGCTCGGCCTGATCGTCGAGCGCGTGCTGATCCTGCCAGTCTACGGCCAGCATCTGAAGCAGATCCTGATGACCACCGGCGGCCTGATCGTCGCCGAGCAGACCCTCTATGCGCTGTGGGGGCCGCAGATCATCCCGATGCCGCTGCCGACCTCGCTGCGCGGCTCCTTCATCCTCGGCGATGTCGCGATCGCCAAATACCGCGTGCTGGCGATGCTGATCGGCCTTACCGTCTTCATCGCGATCCAGCTCGTGCTCAACCGCACCAAGCTCGGCCTCTTGATCCGTGCCGGCGTCGAGAACCGCGAGATGGTCGAGGCGCTCGGCTATCGCATCCGCCGCCTGTTCCTCGGCGTGTTCATGACGGGCTCGGCGCTGGCCGGCCTCGGCGGGGTGATGTGGGCGCTCTACCGCGAGCAGGTGCACGCTTCCATGAGCGACGATCTCACCGTCTTGATCTTCATCGTCGTCATCATCGGCGGGCTCGGCTCGATCGGCGGCTGCTTCATCGGCGCGATCCTGGTCGCCATGGTCGCCAATTACGGCGGCTTCCTGCTGCCGAAACTCGCCCTCGTCTCCAACATCCTGCTGATGGTCGCCATTCTGATGTGGCGGCCGCGCGGCCTCTATGCGGTGACCAGCCGATGA
- a CDS encoding branched-chain amino acid ABC transporter permease gives MMLLSGDPPRSRALTLLLVVIIVALAATPFLFPGAKALNVAAKICVFAALVASYDLLLGYTGSVSFAHTMFYGIGSYAIAIALYGMGPNWAAVATGIVVGLPLAVLLALAIGLFSLRVAAIFFAMITLAVASAFQVLASQLSWLTGGEDGRSFQLPELLRPGTVLISKSVFGFEVNGRILTFYLVFAISALMILALLRVVNSPFGRVLQAIRENRFRAEALGFRTVFHLTYANCLAALVAAGAGILNALWLRYAGPDTSLSFSIMLDILLMVVIGGMGTIYGAIIGATIFILAQNYLQSLMGAASKAASEAGLPLLPGLLHPDRWLLWLGLLFIASVYFFPTGVVGRLRNAGGKGALH, from the coding sequence ATGATGCTTCTCTCCGGTGACCCGCCGCGCAGCCGCGCGCTCACGCTTCTCCTCGTCGTCATCATCGTGGCGCTGGCGGCGACGCCGTTCCTGTTTCCTGGCGCCAAGGCGCTGAACGTCGCGGCCAAGATCTGCGTCTTCGCCGCCCTCGTCGCCTCCTACGATCTGCTGCTCGGCTATACCGGCTCGGTGTCGTTCGCCCATACCATGTTCTACGGCATCGGCAGCTACGCGATCGCGATCGCGTTGTACGGCATGGGCCCGAATTGGGCTGCGGTTGCAACCGGCATCGTCGTCGGCCTGCCGCTCGCAGTCCTGCTCGCGCTCGCGATCGGGCTGTTCTCGCTGCGCGTCGCCGCGATCTTCTTTGCCATGATCACGCTCGCGGTCGCCTCCGCCTTCCAGGTGCTGGCCTCGCAGCTGTCCTGGCTCACCGGCGGCGAGGACGGCCGCAGCTTCCAGCTGCCCGAACTGCTCCGTCCCGGCACGGTGCTGATCTCGAAAAGCGTCTTCGGCTTCGAGGTCAACGGCCGCATCCTGACCTTCTATCTGGTGTTCGCGATCTCGGCGCTAATGATCCTCGCGCTGCTGCGCGTGGTGAACTCGCCGTTCGGGCGCGTGCTGCAGGCGATCCGGGAGAACCGCTTTCGCGCCGAGGCGCTTGGCTTCCGCACCGTCTTCCACCTCACCTATGCCAACTGCCTCGCAGCCCTCGTCGCCGCCGGCGCCGGCATCTTGAACGCGCTGTGGCTGCGCTACGCCGGGCCCGACACCTCGCTCAGCTTCTCGATCATGCTCGATATTCTGCTGATGGTCGTGATCGGCGGCATGGGCACGATCTACGGCGCGATCATCGGCGCCACCATCTTCATCCTCGCCCAGAACTATCTTCAGTCGCTGATGGGCGCCGCCTCCAAGGCGGCGAGCGAAGCCGGCCTTCCGCTGCTGCCGGGACTGTTGCATCCCGACCGCTGGCTGCTGTGGCTGGGACTGCTGTTCATCGCCAGTGTTTATTTCTTCCCGACGGGTGTGGTCGGACGGCTGCGCAATGCCGGCGGCAAAGGCGCTCTGCATTAA